GCAGCAGCCGGACGGCGGGTTGCCAGGCGCGCAGGTCGTCGGGGAAGTCGTGAGGAATGCCATCGTCGAAATCCTGCCGGCGGTACACGAGGGTCACCCCGCCGTCGCCGGGCACCTGGGAAGAATCCATAGTCGGGTTCATACCGGTGTCGAGGCCCGAAGGGCACTGGAAATTCCGGGATGTGGATTCCCACGCTCCGTCCGTTCGGCCAGCCACTCCAACCGCCCTTGAGCCAGTATGTGCCGACCCGGCTGGTGCCAGGTCGTGCGTGACCCGAATCAGTGTGGGGCACGCGATGGTGCCGGGCTGGTGACCGATGCGCACCGGTACGGGAGCTCGAAAGTGCCGCTCAACAAATCCCCAAGCGCCGGCACGCCTTGAGTGACATGCGATTCCGTGAAGTGCACGCCGCGGGTCGGGAGCGGATTCATCGGCCTGCAGAGGTGCCGTCACCCTCGCCCGAATCGCACGGCGTTTCCCAGGTGGCACGGAGTTCTCCAGGGTCGTGGCCCGCTTCGCGGAGCGACTCCAGACTCAGCGCCGCATGGCGCTTCGCGAGGCGGACGCCTCGATCGTCCGTCAGCAGCGGGCAGTGGAAGAACTGCGGGGGTGCGAGGTTCAGCGCCTCATAGATCAGCAACTGGCGGGCGGTTGAGATCAGCAGGTCGGCACCGCGCACGACCTCGGTGATGCCCATCGCGGCATCGTCCACTACGCAGGCAAGCTGATAGGCCGGCAGGTCATCGTGGCGCCACACGACAAAGTCCCCGAAGTCCCGTCCGGCGACGAATGCCTGGACTCCTGCCCGGGCGTCCACGAAGGACACGGTACGCCCGGCAGGCACCCGGAACCGCCAGGAGGTCCGGACAGCGTCTGGAGCCGCGGACCGGGTGCGGCAGGTGCCTGGGTAAATCGGTTCTTCGTCCGTGGCGTGCGGCGCCTGGAGCGCCGCCTGGATGTCGCGCCGGGAACAGGTGCATGGAAAGAGGTGTCCGGAATTGCGCAGTTGCTGGAACGCCTCGCGGTACCCCGGCAGCCGGTCGCTCTGGTTGTATGGCCCGAAGGGGCCGCCGAGGTCGGGACCTTCCTGCCACTCGATGCCCAGCCAGCGCAGGTCCTGCAACATGGTGTCCACAAACGCGGCACGCACCCGGTCGCGATCGAGATCCTCATTGCGCAAGACCAAGGTTCCGCCGGACGCGCGCGCCCGGCAGTGAGCCGTCCAGAAAGTGCGGGCGTGTCCCAGATGGAGCCGCCCGGTGGGCGATGGTGCCAGGCGTCCCCGGTAGGGACGGTGCGTGTCCGGAGGGCCGGGCATGGGCGGATCAACCGGCGCCGGACCCGGGCCGGGGTTGCGCGGCCAGCCAGTCCCGGAACCGGGGCATCGGCCGGCCAACGGCGGCGGCGACCTTGGAAACATCGAGCGTCACGTCTGCGGGGCGGGGAAACCCCTGGAAGTTCTTCAGGGACGTCCGACGGATTCGGGGTTGCAGG
Above is a genomic segment from Verrucomicrobiia bacterium containing:
- the gluQRS gene encoding tRNA glutamyl-Q(34) synthetase GluQRS; this encodes MPGPPDTHRPYRGRLAPSPTGRLHLGHARTFWTAHCRARASGGTLVLRNEDLDRDRVRAAFVDTMLQDLRWLGIEWQEGPDLGGPFGPYNQSDRLPGYREAFQQLRNSGHLFPCTCSRRDIQAALQAPHATDEEPIYPGTCRTRSAAPDAVRTSWRFRVPAGRTVSFVDARAGVQAFVAGRDFGDFVVWRHDDLPAYQLACVVDDAAMGITEVVRGADLLISTARQLLIYEALNLAPPQFFHCPLLTDDRGVRLAKRHAALSLESLREAGHDPGELRATWETPCDSGEGDGTSAGR